The Poseidonibacter lekithochrous region TTTAAAAGGTGATGAAGTTATCGAAAAGAAAGTTCAACATGCAATTAAAAAAGGTTTTATTAAAGCAGAAGATGAAGAAAATATTAGAAAGCTTTGTGAAACTGTAATAACAGAGTATTTACACTCACCTTCAAGACAATTAAAAGACATTTCAAAAAATATGGAATGTGATATTGTAGTTGGAACAGTCCAAAAAATGTTTGGACTTAATGGTGAATCATCTAGTAACTTAAAATGTGAACACTTAGTAAAAAATTAAATAAAATTAGGAAAAAATGAATGAAATTTAGCAGAATGTTTATGCCAACAACTAAAGAAACACCAAGTGATGCAACACTAGTTTCTCATCAATTTTTAATCAGAGGAGGATTTATTTCTCAGTCTGGTGCAGGACTTTATGATTTTTTACCTTTAGGAAAAATTGTTTTAGACAAAATTAGAGCAGTTGTTAAAGAAGAAATGGATAATACAGGTGCAAATGAAATGTTATGTTCTTTTGTAACTCCAATGTCTTACTGGGAGCAATCAGGTAGAAACCTAACAATGGGTAATGAACTTCTAAGATTTAAAGATAGAAAACATGGGGAATATGTATTATCTCCAACAAATGAAGAATCAGTAGTAAATATGGTAAAAAATAGAATTACTTCATATAAAAATTTACCTGTTAATCTTTACCACATTAACTTAAAATTCAGAGATGAAGCAAGACCAAGATTTGGACTTATGAGAGGTAGAGAATTCTTAATGAAAGATGCTTATTCTTTCCATGATTCAGCAGAGTGTTTACAAAAAGAATTTGAAGTAATGGAAGAAGCTTACAAAAGAATCTATACTAGATTAGGTTTAGACTTTAGAGTTGTTGATGCTGATTCTGGTGCTATTGGTGGTTCTGGTTCAAAAGAATTCCATGTTCTTGCAAATTCAGGAGAAGATACTATTGTTGTATGTCCTGATTGTGAATATGGTGCAAACATTGAAGCAGCTACTAGAAAACCAAATACAAAAGAATCTCTTGAAACAGCAGAGTTAACAAAAGTTGAAACTCCTAATTGTAAAACAATTGAAGAAGTAAGCACTTTCTTAAATGCTGATTCTTACTACTCAATGAAAGCAGTAATCAAAAAAGCTATCTTTGAAGAATCAAACGAAGTAGTTGTATTCTTTGTAAGAGGATGTGATGAACTTGAAGAGACTAAAGCTTGTAATTCTATTGGGGCTTTAGAGCTTGAAGATGCAAATGATGATGATATTGCAAAAGCTGGATTAGTTGCTGGTTATTGTGGAATTGTAGATTTACCAGAAGGTATTAAAGTAGTTGTTGATCAAGAGTTAAAAAATGATAATAATCTTGTTTGCGGTGCAAATGAAGAAAACTATCATTTAACTGGTGTTGATTTAACTTCAATGGAAGATTTAAGCTTCTCTGACTTAATTACTGTTCAAGAAGGTGATTCTTGTTCTTGTTGTGGTGGAAAACTTGAATACACTAAAGGTATTGAAGCTGGACATATCTTCCAATTAGGAACAAAATATAGTGAAGCTATGGATGCTAAATTCTTAGATGCTAATGGAAAAACTCAACCTTTCGTAATGGGATGTTATGGAGTTGGTGTTTCTAGATTAGTAGCTGCTGTAATTGAACAACATCATGATGAAAAGGGTTGTATCTGGACTAAAGAAACAGCTCCATTTTTAGTAGATGTAATTGTATCAAATGCTAAAAAAGATGAAGAATTAGATGCTGGAATGAAAATCTATGAAGGCTTAAAAGCAGCAGGAATTTCTACTATTATTGATGATAGAAAAAAAGAAAGATTCGGATTTAAAATAGGTGATTTCGAACTTATTGGATTCCCTTATGCAATCGTAATTGGTAAAAAATTACAAGACGGTATGGTAGAAATCGTTGATAGAAAGACTGGCGATAAAACAGATGTATCTTTAGAAGAGGCTGTATCTAAGCTTTCAGAGCTTCTTAAATAATCTTTTAACTTACTTATATGTATAATTCGTAAAAATTATACATATAGGAATTCCAATGGAAAAAAATGTTGAAAATGTAACTAATACAATTAGTTCATATATTCCAGAAAATATTGTTGAAATATTAGGTGGATATGCATTCTCTTTAATTATGGCATTAGTTATTTTCTTAGTAGGAAAATGGTTAGCTAGAAAAATCACAAACTTATTAGTAACTGTTCTTAGAAAAGTTAAAGGTATGGACGAAACTCTAATTAAATTTTTAGAGAATATTGTTTATTACATCTTAATGATTGTTGTTATTTTAACAGCATTATCAGAACTAGGCGTTGAAACTACTTCATTCTTAGCAATTCTAGGTGCTGCTGGTTTAGCTATTGGTTTAGCATTAAAAGACTCTCTTGGTAACTTTGCATCTGGTGTTATGATTATATTATTCAAACCTTTCAAAGTTGGAGATGTTGTAAATGCAGCTGGTGTTACTGGTTCTGTTTCAGAAGTTGGTATTTTTAACTCTGTATTTATTACTCCTGATAACCAAAAAATCATTATTCCAAATGGTGCAATTACTAGTGGTTCAATCACTAATATCAATGCTCATACAACTAGAAGAGTGGATTTAGTGGTTGGTATTGGTTATGATGATGACATTAAAAAAGCAAAAGAAGTATTAAATGATATTGTATCTTCTAATGAAAAAGTATTAGTTGATAGAGGTATCACTGTTGCTGTTTCAGAACTTGCTGATTCATCTGTAAACTTTGTAGTTAGAGCTTGGGTTAATACTCCTGATTATTGGGATGTAAAATTTGGTTTAACAGAATCTGTTAAGTTAAGATTTGATGAAGAGAATATTTCTATTCCTTATCCACAACAAGACCTTCATTTACATAAGAATGATTAATCTTCCTGTAGTTTTACAAACTATTCTAAAAGACTTACAAACAATTGGTGCTAAGCCAGTTGTTGTAGGTGGATGTGTTAGAGATACATTATTAGGAATAGAGTGTAAAGATTATGATATAGAAATTTTTTTAGTAGACTCTTTGGAGCTTATTGAAAAAACTTTAAGTAAACATGGTAGTGTTAAACTTGTAGGTAAATCCTTTGGAGTTTTAATACTTAGTGTTGATGGATATGATTTTGATTTTGCACTTGCAAGAACAGAAAAGAAAATAGGTAATTCACACCAAGATTTTGAAGTAACTACTAATGGTAATCTTTCTTTTACAGAAGCTAGTTTAAGAAGAGATTTTACTATTAATGCCATTGGGTATGATTATTTTGAAGACAAAATTCTTGACCCTCATAATGGAATACAAGACCTAGAAAATAAAACTCTAAAACATATCAAAGATGAAACTTTTGTTGAAGACTCTCTTCGTGTTTATAGAGCTATACAATTTTCTGCTAGATTTGGATTTTCATTAGATAATAAGACTTTTGAATTATGTAAAAAAATAGTAGATAGTGATGAATTGAAATATTTAGCAAATGAAAGAGTATATGAAGAGTTTAAAAAACTATTTTTAAAATCAAAAAAACCCTCAATTGGATTTGAACTTATGAAAAATTTGGGAGTGCTAAAGTATTTTCCTGAATTAGAAGTTTTAGTAGCTTGTGAACAAGATGAAGAGTATCATCCCGAAGGTGATGTATGGATTCATACTTTAATGACTATTGATGAGCTTTCACGTATTGTAAAAGAGCAAAAAATAGAAGACGAATATAGAATACTTTATTTATTTTATGGAATTCTTTGTCATGACTTAGGAAAGCCATTTTGCACAGAGAAAACAGATGAGGGAAGGGTAACTTCACATAAACATGAAGCTTTAGGAATTGAACCTACAATCTCTTTCTTATCAAGACTTACAAATGAAAAAAAGTTTATTGATATTGTTTGTACTTTAGTTAAAAATCACTTAGCTCCATTTCAATTATATTTAGCAGAATCATCATTAAAAGCAGTGAAAAGATTATCTTTAAAAGTAAATATTGAAGACTTATGTATTGTATGTCTTGCTGATTGTTTAGGTAGAGATATTAAAGATAAAGAAAAATGCCCAAAAGCAACTTCTTGGCTGTTAGAAAAAGCAAAAGAATTAAATATCCAAAATGAAGCATTAAAACCCTTTGTTCAAGGTAGAGATTTAATAGCTTTAGGATTAAAACCTAGTAAAGAGTTTAAAGAGATTTTAGATTTTGCTTTTGATTTACAAATAGATGAGAATATGGATAAAGAAAATATTTTATTAAGTTTAAGGGATAAATATAATTTATAATATAGAAGTAGTTAAAAAACTACTTCTAAAAGATATTATTGATTAATAATATGAACATCTCTTTGTGGGAATGGAATAGTAATATTATTAGCATCAAGAGCTTTTTTAATATCTTCCCTTACTCCAAAGTATACATCCCAGTAATCATCTGTATTACACCAAGGCATTACAAGTAGATTTACTGAAGAATCTGCTAATGCATTTACTCCAACCGCACAAGCTGGGTCTTTTAAAACCTTGTCATTTTTAGCAATTGTTTCTAAAATAACTCTTTTGGCATCATCAATATTACTATCATATGAAATACCAACTTCCATATCAACTCTAATAGTTCCGTTTGCAGTAATATTCATAATAGAATTAGATGAAACCGCTGAGTTAGGTAAGATAATTGTTTGATTTTGGAATGTAGTTAAAATAGTATTAAAGATTTGAATCTCTTTTACTATTCCCATTTGACCTTGAGATTCAATTAAATCTCCAATTTTATATGGTCTGAAGATTAATAATAAAACTCCTCCAGCAAAGTTAGATAATGAACCTTGAAGTGCTAAACCTACAGCTAAACCAGCAGCACCAAGTACAGCTACAAATGAAGTAGTAGCAATTCCTACCATAGAAGCAACAGAGATAAATAGTAATAGTTTTAATCCCCAAGAAGCTAAGCTTTTAAGAAATGGAATTAATGTTTGGTCTGTTTTAGATGCGATTAATGCTTTTTCTAAAACTTTAACAACTCCTGAGATTACCCATAATCCAATAATTAAAGTAATAATTGCAAGGGCAAGTTTTGGTGAGTATTCAATAGTAAGACTAATGGCTTGTGATATGTATTCTTCCATAGAAGATCCTTTAGATAATAATTTTGCTAATTATATCTAACTCAGCTAAAAAAAGCTGAGTTTTTAAGGTCTGATTGTATAGTTTTCACTTCCATTTATTGAATGGAAAATAGTTACGTCATATTTTTTAGCGTAATATCTAAGTAGAAGTTTTTGCAATGTTGGTTCAATAGAAGGTGTAAACCAAGCATTATTTGATGTAGCAATCATGTATTTTACACCATTTAGGTTTTCAAATATTTTATCTGTTGTTGCTTCATAACAAATTGCATTTCTTATTTTTTGTCCTTTGATTATAAAATCAGTAGGCTCCTGTGCTTTTGCATAATCTTGTGCTCCACCATAAAATGTGTCATTAATTAAATCAACAAAAAATTTAGGTAATGGAATCTCTTCACCAAAAGGAACTAAAACAACTTTTTTAGCAATTTTTAACTCACCTTTTGAGAAGTGATAAGTTGCATTATAAACTCTTTGATTTTCAAAGTATAACGAACCTACAAGAATATCAATTTTATTAGAACGTTCACTTAAATGCTCTAATAATAATTCATTTCTATTTAAAATAATAGGAAGAGAAGTTTCTGGTAAAACAAGTAAATCTTTTTTATCTAAAATTGCTTTATCTATTTCTTCTAAATTTTTTTCAATTAAAGTATCTTTATAATTCTTTTTCCATTTTAAATCTTGAGTAATATTAAATTGTGGAATTGCCATTGAAGCTTTTGGGTTATCAATATATAAGCCTGTTGTACTTTGATATGCTACAAGTAAAGGCAGAAAAGATAGTACTTTCATACGTCTTAACTTTATCATCATATAAACAGCAACTAATATTAAAGCAAAATCTTCTTTACTTACACCAAAATATGAATCAATAAATAATAATTCAAATTTCATCCAGTTAAAACCAAATGGTGCAATAAAAGTAAATCCAAATATTAGTAGTAATCTAATGAAGGT contains the following coding sequences:
- a CDS encoding apolipoprotein N-acyltransferase → MFLVKRDNSNKNYIIKGFITAILLSAFIYLSYFDIQYKLLNTILGILAIYALLVIPRTSLFLAGFLTANLWFYWMAISLQYYELSYLAPVLLFAIGLGYGIIFTILGIFKSTFIRLLLIFGFTFIAPFGFNWMKFELLFIDSYFGVSKEDFALILVAVYMMIKLRRMKVLSFLPLLVAYQSTTGLYIDNPKASMAIPQFNITQDLKWKKNYKDTLIEKNLEEIDKAILDKKDLLVLPETSLPIILNRNELLLEHLSERSNKIDILVGSLYFENQRVYNATYHFSKGELKIAKKVVLVPFGEEIPLPKFFVDLINDTFYGGAQDYAKAQEPTDFIIKGQKIRNAICYEATTDKIFENLNGVKYMIATSNNAWFTPSIEPTLQKLLLRYYAKKYDVTIFHSINGSENYTIRP
- a CDS encoding CCA tRNA nucleotidyltransferase, which codes for MINLPVVLQTILKDLQTIGAKPVVVGGCVRDTLLGIECKDYDIEIFLVDSLELIEKTLSKHGSVKLVGKSFGVLILSVDGYDFDFALARTEKKIGNSHQDFEVTTNGNLSFTEASLRRDFTINAIGYDYFEDKILDPHNGIQDLENKTLKHIKDETFVEDSLRVYRAIQFSARFGFSLDNKTFELCKKIVDSDELKYLANERVYEEFKKLFLKSKKPSIGFELMKNLGVLKYFPELEVLVACEQDEEYHPEGDVWIHTLMTIDELSRIVKEQKIEDEYRILYLFYGILCHDLGKPFCTEKTDEGRVTSHKHEALGIEPTISFLSRLTNEKKFIDIVCTLVKNHLAPFQLYLAESSLKAVKRLSLKVNIEDLCIVCLADCLGRDIKDKEKCPKATSWLLEKAKELNIQNEALKPFVQGRDLIALGLKPSKEFKEILDFAFDLQIDENMDKENILLSLRDKYNL
- a CDS encoding proline--tRNA ligase, producing MKFSRMFMPTTKETPSDATLVSHQFLIRGGFISQSGAGLYDFLPLGKIVLDKIRAVVKEEMDNTGANEMLCSFVTPMSYWEQSGRNLTMGNELLRFKDRKHGEYVLSPTNEESVVNMVKNRITSYKNLPVNLYHINLKFRDEARPRFGLMRGREFLMKDAYSFHDSAECLQKEFEVMEEAYKRIYTRLGLDFRVVDADSGAIGGSGSKEFHVLANSGEDTIVVCPDCEYGANIEAATRKPNTKESLETAELTKVETPNCKTIEEVSTFLNADSYYSMKAVIKKAIFEESNEVVVFFVRGCDELEETKACNSIGALELEDANDDDIAKAGLVAGYCGIVDLPEGIKVVVDQELKNDNNLVCGANEENYHLTGVDLTSMEDLSFSDLITVQEGDSCSCCGGKLEYTKGIEAGHIFQLGTKYSEAMDAKFLDANGKTQPFVMGCYGVGVSRLVAAVIEQHHDEKGCIWTKETAPFLVDVIVSNAKKDEELDAGMKIYEGLKAAGISTIIDDRKKERFGFKIGDFELIGFPYAIVIGKKLQDGMVEIVDRKTGDKTDVSLEEAVSKLSELLK
- a CDS encoding mechanosensitive ion channel family protein, which translates into the protein MEKNVENVTNTISSYIPENIVEILGGYAFSLIMALVIFLVGKWLARKITNLLVTVLRKVKGMDETLIKFLENIVYYILMIVVILTALSELGVETTSFLAILGAAGLAIGLALKDSLGNFASGVMIILFKPFKVGDVVNAAGVTGSVSEVGIFNSVFITPDNQKIIIPNGAITSGSITNINAHTTRRVDLVVGIGYDDDIKKAKEVLNDIVSSNEKVLVDRGITVAVSELADSSVNFVVRAWVNTPDYWDVKFGLTESVKLRFDEENISIPYPQQDLHLHKND
- a CDS encoding mechanosensitive ion channel family protein — encoded protein: MEEYISQAISLTIEYSPKLALAIITLIIGLWVISGVVKVLEKALIASKTDQTLIPFLKSLASWGLKLLLFISVASMVGIATTSFVAVLGAAGLAVGLALQGSLSNFAGGVLLLIFRPYKIGDLIESQGQMGIVKEIQIFNTILTTFQNQTIILPNSAVSSNSIMNITANGTIRVDMEVGISYDSNIDDAKRVILETIAKNDKVLKDPACAVGVNALADSSVNLLVMPWCNTDDYWDVYFGVREDIKKALDANNITIPFPQRDVHIINQ